The following coding sequences lie in one Desulfatiglans sp. genomic window:
- a CDS encoding glycerol dehydrogenase, producing the protein MLKTMKAPGMYIQGYNVIDEFATHVTRLGKRPFIIGGKTALSRVEKRMLPGINIYDLECSFSVFTGRGTKKDALDLSSRALSHKADVIVGVGGGLAIDTAKAVSHQTDLPLIIIPTVASTDAPCSSVALQYTWDHIIDEIILLKRNPDIVIVDTRIITEAPVRYFVAGMGDALSTWFEANTCNLTGAKNLANARPTLAGNAIAKLTYDTVMQYGESAKMAVDLKIVTPAVEMVIEANCYLSSIGFENCGLGAAHSFGIGVGSLNGTEACLHGELVSFGVIANLLIENYPFEEIEKVLKFCIAVGLPVTLKELGVDDLSRENIQFAGKGCFGPGSNLKNLSFDVTEELASDIILAADALGRRYKDIDK; encoded by the coding sequence ATGCTTAAGACAATGAAGGCGCCGGGCATGTATATTCAGGGTTACAATGTTATTGATGAATTTGCCACACATGTTACACGACTGGGAAAAAGACCCTTTATAATAGGAGGCAAAACCGCCCTTTCGCGTGTTGAAAAGAGGATGCTACCGGGCATCAACATCTATGACCTTGAATGCAGTTTTTCTGTTTTTACAGGAAGGGGCACAAAAAAGGATGCCCTTGACCTTTCATCCAGGGCGCTTAGTCACAAGGCCGATGTTATTGTAGGGGTAGGAGGAGGTCTTGCTATTGATACTGCCAAGGCTGTTTCCCACCAGACAGACCTTCCTCTCATAATTATTCCCACAGTAGCATCAACAGATGCACCATGCAGCTCTGTTGCATTGCAGTATACCTGGGATCATATTATAGATGAGATAATCCTGTTAAAAAGAAATCCTGACATTGTAATTGTCGATACCAGGATAATAACCGAGGCGCCTGTGCGTTATTTTGTAGCGGGTATGGGTGATGCCCTTTCAACCTGGTTTGAAGCAAACACCTGCAATTTGACAGGCGCAAAAAACCTTGCGAATGCACGACCGACCCTTGCCGGGAATGCCATTGCGAAACTTACCTATGACACTGTTATGCAGTATGGTGAGTCTGCAAAAATGGCAGTTGACCTCAAGATTGTCACCCCTGCCGTGGAAATGGTAATAGAGGCCAACTGCTATTTAAGCTCCATCGGATTTGAGAACTGCGGGCTTGGGGCTGCCCACTCCTTTGGTATAGGGGTTGGTTCACTTAATGGGACAGAGGCTTGTCTTCACGGGGAACTGGTCAGTTTCGGCGTAATAGCAAACCTTCTGATAGAGAATTACCCATTTGAAGAAATAGAAAAAGTATTAAAATTCTGCATTGCTGTAGGTCTTCCTGTCACACTAAAAGAGCTTGGGGTGGATGACCTCTCGAGAGAAAACATCCAGTTTGCAGGAAAGGGCTGTTTCGGGCCGGGCTCAAACCTGAAGAATCTTTCATTTGATGTAACTGAGGAGCTTGCCTCTGATATCATTCTGGCCGCGGATGCCCTGGGGAGAAGATATAAAGATATTGACAAATAG
- a CDS encoding serine protease gives MRDNPIKVFSYKIILLAIAAAITTIYPANAQLEIEKSVVKIHTNQRRPDVFNPWSKMPANEISGTGVIIAGNRILTNAHVVMYASQVYVQPYQSADKLPAKVKGIAPGIDLALLEVDDGAFFSDHPPLTLSAIVPKTGQKVNAYGYPIGGTGVSVTGGIISRIEFSPYYYNTAGLRIQVDAALNPGNSGGPAISENEIIGIVFSGIRQADNIGYIIPVEEVNIFLKDMEDGRYDGKPMMFDQLQTLENDALREKLKLDKIQTGMMVTTPYGDGDKGLLKKWDIITKIGDEKIDNDGKIITKDGMRLHFAYLIQHMEKKGHISLTVLRDGKEIIIDMPLLREKNSLVPDLKDGYPSYFIYGPLVFSPATNDFLRYLQREWLGNLLRSSSPLITRLNDTATEEQEQLIVISSRMFSNRITKGYGDPMAQVIKDINGIKIKNIRHLVEVLQNSKEYIEINFEGNFVETMIFRKADMEAATEEILTENGIRFQCSSDLMDMIKR, from the coding sequence ATGCGTGATAATCCCATTAAGGTCTTTTCTTATAAAATCATATTACTTGCTATTGCTGCTGCCATCACAACGATTTATCCTGCCAATGCACAGCTGGAGATAGAAAAATCGGTTGTAAAGATACATACAAATCAGAGAAGACCGGATGTATTTAATCCCTGGTCCAAGATGCCGGCTAATGAGATATCGGGCACGGGTGTTATTATTGCCGGAAACAGGATACTCACCAATGCCCATGTGGTAATGTATGCGAGCCAGGTTTATGTGCAGCCATACCAGTCCGCAGATAAATTACCCGCAAAGGTGAAAGGTATTGCACCAGGTATTGACCTGGCCCTGCTTGAGGTGGATGATGGCGCCTTTTTCAGTGACCACCCGCCATTGACACTATCTGCAATAGTGCCAAAGACCGGACAGAAGGTAAATGCCTATGGATACCCCATAGGGGGGACGGGTGTTTCTGTGACAGGGGGCATCATCTCAAGGATAGAGTTCAGCCCATATTATTATAATACCGCGGGCTTAAGGATACAGGTAGATGCTGCCCTTAATCCGGGCAACAGCGGTGGCCCGGCCATATCAGAAAATGAGATAATCGGCATTGTCTTCAGCGGGATCAGGCAGGCGGATAATATCGGGTATATTATCCCGGTTGAGGAGGTCAATATCTTTTTAAAGGATATGGAAGATGGCAGATATGATGGCAAACCCATGATGTTTGACCAGCTTCAGACCCTTGAAAATGATGCACTGAGGGAAAAGCTTAAACTGGATAAAATCCAGACAGGTATGATGGTTACAACCCCCTATGGCGATGGTGACAAGGGTTTATTAAAGAAATGGGATATTATTACAAAGATAGGTGATGAGAAGATAGATAATGATGGAAAGATCATAACAAAGGATGGCATGCGCCTCCATTTTGCATACCTGATTCAGCATATGGAAAAAAAGGGGCATATAAGCCTGACTGTTTTACGCGATGGGAAAGAGATAATAATTGATATGCCGCTTTTAAGAGAAAAAAATTCTCTTGTGCCGGATTTAAAGGATGGGTATCCAAGCTATTTCATATATGGGCCTCTGGTGTTTTCACCCGCTACAAATGATTTTTTAAGGTATCTTCAGAGAGAGTGGCTGGGAAATCTTTTAAGGAGTTCAAGCCCCCTGATCACAAGGCTCAATGACACAGCAACAGAGGAGCAGGAGCAGCTGATTGTTATATCATCAAGGATGTTTTCCAACCGTATCACAAAGGGGTACGGTGATCCAATGGCCCAGGTTATAAAAGATATAAATGGTATAAAGATAAAGAATATAAGACATCTGGTTGAGGTTTTACAGAACTCCAAAGAGTATATTGAGATAAATTTTGAGGGTAATTTTGTAGAGACCATGATCTTCAGGAAGGCTGATATGGAAGCTGCCACAGAGGAGATCCTTACTGAGAATGGCATAAGGTTCCAGTGCTCCAGTGACCTGATGGACATGATAAAAAGATAG
- the rsxC gene encoding electron transport complex subunit RsxC: MSLFNFKRPSGKGGFRHGIHPPENKGISGTSKIEVVKGAETVTLPLLQHVGAPARQIVELKQVVKFGETVAAGEAFISASIHSPVSGIVKNNRNVTMVNGRRLPAVVIKSEGEQTAPKILWDELTSDDWSLDKISSYDPQHISKVIRDSGIVGLGGAAFPAHVKIAPNDKRKIDTLLINGCECEPYLTSDYRLMIEAPHSIVAGSLIAAHAISAGQTIICIEDNKPEAMLKLRQVAQGTSIKVAVLKTKYPQGGEKQLIKSVLGLEVPLGGLPGDIGVNVGNTGTMAAIAMAVFKGRPLTHRVVSISGKGINIPKNLFIPLGISVGEIIACCGGLREEACRIVAGGPMMGFAFADLSTPVIKGNTGIIVLSKEEISEGKETSCIRCGRCVDACPMNLVPTRLALASRYNNLDVALKYNINACFECGCCAYVCPAKINLVQLIRSGKRLAANQQALNKGK, translated from the coding sequence ATGAGTCTTTTCAATTTTAAGAGACCCTCTGGAAAAGGCGGTTTCAGACATGGCATCCATCCCCCTGAAAACAAGGGTATCTCAGGGACATCAAAGATAGAGGTTGTAAAAGGAGCTGAAACAGTCACGCTTCCACTTCTACAGCATGTGGGGGCACCGGCCAGGCAGATTGTCGAACTAAAACAGGTGGTAAAATTCGGCGAGACAGTTGCCGCAGGAGAGGCATTTATTTCCGCCTCAATACATTCCCCTGTTTCAGGAATCGTTAAAAATAATAGAAATGTGACTATGGTGAATGGGAGACGTCTACCGGCTGTTGTTATAAAGAGTGAAGGGGAACAGACTGCTCCGAAAATATTGTGGGATGAACTTACCTCAGATGACTGGTCACTAGATAAGATATCCTCCTATGATCCTCAGCATATATCAAAAGTAATCAGGGATTCAGGGATTGTGGGACTTGGCGGCGCTGCATTTCCTGCCCATGTAAAAATCGCCCCAAATGATAAACGGAAAATCGATACGCTCCTCATAAACGGATGTGAATGTGAGCCCTACCTTACCAGCGACTACAGGCTTATGATTGAAGCGCCTCATTCGATCGTTGCCGGCTCCCTTATAGCGGCTCATGCAATATCTGCAGGGCAGACAATTATCTGCATAGAAGACAATAAGCCTGAGGCAATGCTGAAACTCAGACAGGTGGCTCAAGGAACATCCATAAAGGTGGCAGTGCTTAAGACAAAATACCCGCAGGGGGGAGAAAAACAGCTTATAAAATCAGTGCTGGGGCTTGAGGTTCCGCTTGGAGGCCTTCCAGGGGATATTGGTGTAAATGTAGGTAATACAGGTACTATGGCTGCCATCGCAATGGCGGTATTTAAGGGAAGGCCACTGACCCACAGGGTAGTAAGCATCTCAGGTAAGGGGATTAACATTCCAAAAAATCTTTTCATTCCCCTTGGCATCTCTGTTGGAGAGATAATCGCCTGCTGCGGCGGGCTCAGGGAAGAGGCATGCAGGATTGTGGCCGGAGGCCCCATGATGGGATTTGCCTTCGCTGACCTTTCAACGCCTGTTATAAAGGGGAATACAGGTATAATTGTACTGTCAAAAGAGGAGATCAGTGAAGGTAAAGAGACCTCATGCATCAGGTGCGGGAGATGCGTTGATGCCTGCCCAATGAACCTTGTCCCGACAAGGCTTGCATTGGCCTCAAGATATAATAATTTGGATGTTGCATTAAAATACAACATTAATGCATGTTTTGAATGCGGGTGCTGCGCCTATGTGTGCCCGGCTAAAATAAATCTAGTGCAGTTGATAAGGTCAGGCAAAAGACTTGCAGCAAATCAACAGGCATTAAATAAAGGTAAATAA
- the rfbA gene encoding glucose-1-phosphate thymidylyltransferase RfbA — protein sequence MKGIILAGGSGTRLYPLTRVVSKQLLPIYDKPMIYYPLSILMAGGIREILIISTPVDLPGFKRLLGDGSKLGIRFTYEEQPSPDGLAQAFTIGKKFIGKDNVCLILGDNIFYGNNLDAILKNAVKLDKGGLIFGYLVKDPERYGVVEFDKDKNVVGIEEKPAKPKSRYAVPGLYMYDNSVIEIAENLKPSPRGEYEITDVNLEYLRRGQLRVELLGRGFAWLDTGTHEALQQASNYVETIQERQGIKISCIEEIAYQLGYINAEQLMDLAKEYRNNEYGRYLISIVDGEQT from the coding sequence TTGAAGGGAATTATACTTGCTGGCGGATCAGGGACACGTTTATATCCATTAACAAGGGTGGTAAGTAAACAACTTTTACCAATCTATGACAAACCAATGATATATTATCCTCTGAGCATCCTGATGGCAGGGGGCATAAGAGAGATATTAATAATAAGCACACCGGTTGATCTCCCAGGCTTTAAAAGGCTCCTTGGGGATGGGTCAAAACTTGGCATAAGGTTTACATATGAGGAGCAGCCCAGCCCTGACGGCCTTGCACAGGCATTTACCATCGGTAAAAAGTTTATCGGCAAGGATAATGTATGCCTTATACTTGGAGACAATATCTTTTATGGCAACAATCTTGATGCCATACTAAAGAATGCAGTAAAACTGGATAAAGGCGGCCTTATATTCGGTTACCTTGTTAAAGACCCTGAAAGATATGGCGTTGTGGAGTTTGATAAGGATAAAAATGTTGTAGGCATTGAAGAAAAACCGGCCAAGCCAAAATCCAGGTATGCTGTGCCGGGCCTCTATATGTATGACAACAGCGTGATAGAGATAGCGGAAAACCTTAAGCCCTCTCCACGCGGAGAGTATGAGATAACCGATGTAAACCTTGAATACTTAAGACGCGGTCAGCTGAGGGTGGAGCTTTTAGGCAGAGGGTTTGCCTGGCTCGATACAGGAACCCATGAGGCGCTTCAGCAGGCATCAAATTATGTTGAGACCATACAGGAGCGGCAGGGGATCAAGATATCCTGTATTGAGGAGATAGCCTATCAGCTCGGTTATATTAACGCTGAACAGCTTATGGATCTGGCAAAGGAATACAGGAACAATGAGTATGGCAGATACCTTATCTCCATAGTGGACGGGGAGCAGACTTAA
- a CDS encoding SnoaL-like domain-containing protein: protein MSIEYNKKLVMRFLNEFMIGHDVKVLDELLGPSYRQHNPGAGHGKAALIKFFQDFWEIHPKPGYYLKRILAENDLVAIHYHFQPEQDEPGYAIVDIFRVENEKLVEHWDVCQDMPESAENDSPMF from the coding sequence ATGTCGATTGAATATAACAAGAAACTGGTAATGAGGTTCCTTAATGAATTTATGATAGGTCATGATGTAAAGGTGCTTGATGAACTGCTCGGCCCTTCATACAGACAGCATAACCCCGGCGCAGGGCATGGCAAGGCAGCCCTTATAAAATTTTTTCAGGATTTCTGGGAGATACACCCAAAGCCCGGATATTACCTCAAAAGGATACTCGCGGAAAATGACCTTGTCGCCATACATTATCATTTTCAGCCTGAACAGGACGAACCTGGATATGCCATTGTGGATATCTTCAGGGTTGAAAACGAGAAGCTGGTTGAGCACTGGGATGTATGCCAGGATATGCCTGAAAGTGCAGAGAATGACAGTCCGATGTTTTAG
- the ilvD gene encoding dihydroxy-acid dehydratase, which produces MRSDKMKKGLERAPHRSLCKAMGLTDDELNRPIIGIANSANEVIPGHIHLDSLVTSIKMGIAMNGGTPLEFPTIGVCDGIAMNHEGMKYSLISRELIADSVEIMATAYPFDGLVLVCNCDKIVPGMLMAMLRLNIPSIIISGGPMLAGKVRDRNIDLITVFEAVGARKAGKITEDELHDMEENACPGAGSCSGMFTANSMNCLSEALGLALPGNGTIPAVMAERQRLAKEAGKRIMKLVADDIKPRDIATMEAFENAMHVEMAIGSSTNTVLHLPAIAHEAGFKLDLDLFNKISAETPNLCKISPAGSAHIEDLHAAGGVTAVMGELMKKGLLHKDIITVTGKKVKEIVGKAESLDPDIIKKIDAPYSADGGLAILFGNLAPLGAVVKKSAVDPSMLAHSGPARIYNSEEEAMKAIMDEKIKKGDVIVIRYEGPKGGPGMREMLSPTSALAGVGLDKEVALITDGRFSGGTRGAAIGHVSPEAQEGGPIGILMEGDIIEINIPARTLNVKLTDEEIKKRSAEWKRPDYKVKIGYLYRYAKQVTSANTGAIFKE; this is translated from the coding sequence ATGCGATCAGACAAGATGAAAAAGGGATTGGAAAGGGCGCCTCACAGGTCTTTATGCAAGGCAATGGGGCTTACAGATGATGAATTAAACAGACCGATAATCGGCATAGCAAACTCGGCAAACGAGGTGATACCGGGCCATATCCATTTAGACAGCCTTGTAACATCCATCAAGATGGGTATAGCCATGAATGGCGGCACACCACTGGAGTTTCCCACAATAGGCGTTTGCGATGGTATTGCCATGAACCATGAGGGGATGAAATATTCACTGATTTCAAGGGAACTGATTGCAGACTCTGTAGAGATAATGGCCACTGCCTACCCCTTTGACGGCCTTGTGCTTGTATGCAACTGCGACAAGATCGTACCGGGCATGCTTATGGCCATGCTCAGGCTTAACATACCCTCTATTATCATAAGCGGAGGGCCAATGCTGGCAGGAAAGGTCAGGGATAGGAATATTGATCTTATTACTGTCTTTGAAGCAGTAGGCGCAAGAAAGGCAGGCAAGATCACCGAGGATGAGCTTCATGACATGGAAGAAAACGCGTGCCCTGGGGCTGGATCATGTTCAGGGATGTTTACAGCAAACTCCATGAACTGCCTGAGTGAGGCACTTGGCCTTGCCCTCCCCGGAAACGGCACCATCCCTGCTGTAATGGCAGAAAGACAGAGGCTTGCCAAGGAGGCAGGTAAACGAATAATGAAGCTTGTAGCTGATGACATAAAGCCAAGGGACATTGCCACCATGGAGGCATTTGAAAACGCCATGCATGTGGAGATGGCTATAGGCAGCTCAACAAACACAGTGCTGCACCTCCCTGCTATTGCCCATGAAGCAGGCTTTAAGCTTGATCTTGACCTCTTTAACAAGATAAGCGCAGAGACACCCAACCTTTGCAAGATATCTCCGGCAGGGTCAGCCCATATAGAAGACCTCCATGCAGCAGGGGGTGTAACAGCGGTTATGGGAGAGCTGATGAAAAAAGGGCTGCTCCATAAAGATATAATCACAGTAACCGGTAAAAAGGTTAAAGAGATTGTGGGGAAGGCAGAGTCCCTTGATCCTGATATCATAAAAAAGATCGATGCCCCCTATTCTGCTGATGGCGGTCTTGCAATACTTTTTGGTAACCTTGCCCCGCTTGGCGCTGTTGTTAAAAAGTCTGCTGTTGACCCATCAATGCTCGCCCACTCAGGCCCTGCACGAATCTATAACAGTGAAGAGGAGGCCATGAAGGCCATTATGGATGAGAAGATCAAAAAGGGTGATGTAATAGTAATCCGTTATGAAGGTCCTAAAGGGGGCCCTGGCATGAGGGAGATGTTATCCCCAACATCCGCCCTTGCAGGGGTCGGCCTGGATAAAGAGGTTGCGCTTATAACAGACGGCAGGTTCTCAGGCGGCACACGCGGAGCAGCCATAGGCCATGTATCACCGGAGGCACAGGAGGGCGGGCCCATAGGAATACTCATGGAAGGGGATATAATTGAGATAAATATACCTGCACGTACACTCAATGTAAAACTCACGGACGAGGAGATTAAAAAGCGTTCCGCTGAATGGAAAAGGCCGGATTACAAGGTGAAGATAGGCTATCTTTACAGGTATGCAAAACAGGTAACCTCAGCCAATACAGGCGCTATATTCAAGGAATGA
- the rfbB gene encoding dTDP-glucose 4,6-dehydratase produces the protein MDNLLVTGGSGFIGSNFIRYLLEDADFRGRIINLDKLTYAGNPENLEGLNEKYPGRYIFIKADICSMDAIEPLFSAYSIDTVCHFAAESHVDRSIVGPSDFIYTNIIGTFNLLECARKYQNNIKLFHHVSTDEVFGSLGTEGLFTETTPYKPNSPYSASKASSDHLVRAYFKTYNLPVTISNCSNNYGPYQFPEKLIPLIILNALSEIQLPVYGDGKNVRDWLYVKDHCSAIKMVMDRGKRGETYNIGGNNEMENIRIVELICDYLDKNEKPKNHKSRRDLITFVKDRPGHDRRYAIDSTKIQRDLGWHPSESFETGLEKTIRWYLDNRGWIDRVKSGEYQSWIDKQYGKPI, from the coding sequence ATGGATAATCTACTGGTAACAGGCGGGAGCGGTTTTATAGGGAGCAACTTTATCAGGTATCTGCTTGAGGATGCTGATTTCAGGGGTCGAATTATCAATCTTGATAAACTCACCTACGCAGGTAACCCGGAAAACCTGGAGGGGCTTAACGAGAAATACCCTGGACGCTACATCTTTATCAAGGCAGACATATGCAGCATGGATGCAATAGAGCCTCTGTTCAGTGCATATTCAATAGATACGGTCTGCCATTTTGCAGCAGAATCCCATGTTGACAGATCAATTGTTGGCCCATCAGATTTTATTTATACAAATATCATCGGCACATTCAACCTGCTTGAATGTGCCAGAAAATACCAGAATAATATTAAGCTCTTTCATCATGTGAGCACAGATGAGGTCTTTGGGAGTCTTGGCACAGAGGGGCTTTTCACTGAGACCACACCATACAAACCAAACAGCCCCTATTCCGCATCCAAGGCATCATCTGATCACCTGGTGCGGGCATATTTCAAGACCTATAATCTCCCTGTCACCATCTCAAATTGCAGTAATAATTATGGCCCATACCAATTTCCTGAAAAGCTGATACCCTTAATTATCCTTAATGCCCTTTCCGAGATACAGCTTCCGGTTTATGGCGACGGGAAAAATGTGCGTGACTGGCTCTATGTAAAAGACCATTGCAGCGCCATAAAAATGGTAATGGACAGGGGTAAAAGGGGTGAGACATACAATATTGGCGGTAATAATGAGATGGAGAACATCCGCATTGTTGAACTGATATGTGATTATCTGGATAAAAATGAAAAACCTAAAAATCACAAATCAAGAAGGGATTTGATCACATTTGTAAAGGACAGGCCCGGTCATGACAGGCGTTATGCCATAGACTCCACTAAGATACAGAGGGATTTAGGCTGGCATCCTTCAGAGTCATTTGAGACCGGTCTTGAAAAGACAATAAGATGGTACCTTGATAACAGGGGCTGGATAGATCGTGTAAAAAGCGGTGAATACCAGTCATGGATAGATAAACAATATGGGAAACCAATATAA
- a CDS encoding CBS domain-containing protein — protein MEMILTHKNADFDAIASSIAASMVYPGAMPYLPASINPNVKNFLSMHKYKLKYQESGNPQDLDSVKRIIIVDANRWERIENSERYSSLNAAFHVWDHHPGESDINAEWSCVQDCGSATSLLVTKIIEKRIPVSVIEATLFLAGIYEDTGNLSFPGSRGIDARAVAFLLDNGADLDIVNSFLKPKYGHIQKQLLFRMIEKGNIEEVNGNRVSINFTEVKGHSPGLSLIVDIYHRIMGVDVVFGVFIDKKRNQSAVIGRSAVDSINIGFILSHLDNGGGRPRAGSGVIKSVDQRHIREMIIDIMKTKQPSSPSIGDLMSYPVITVSETATMKEVAMLFREKGCTGVPVTREKSIVGIISRSDFKKVKDTKQMEAPVKAFMSEKVINIDLNSTVSSATRLMVKHDIGRLPVMKENELIGIITRTDAMRFFYDLLPE, from the coding sequence ATGGAAATGATCCTCACTCACAAAAATGCAGACTTTGATGCCATTGCCTCTTCCATTGCTGCATCCATGGTCTATCCGGGTGCAATGCCATACCTTCCGGCAAGCATCAACCCCAATGTAAAAAACTTCCTCTCTATGCATAAATATAAACTCAAGTATCAGGAATCAGGAAACCCTCAGGATCTAGATTCAGTAAAAAGGATCATAATAGTGGATGCCAACAGGTGGGAAAGGATTGAAAATTCAGAGCGTTATTCCTCACTTAATGCGGCCTTTCATGTCTGGGATCATCACCCTGGTGAGTCAGATATCAATGCTGAATGGAGTTGCGTCCAGGATTGCGGTTCTGCAACGAGTCTCCTGGTAACGAAAATCATAGAAAAGCGTATCCCCGTTTCAGTGATTGAGGCGACCCTCTTCCTTGCGGGCATTTATGAGGATACCGGGAATCTATCATTTCCAGGAAGCAGGGGCATAGATGCAAGGGCAGTTGCCTTTCTCCTGGATAATGGCGCTGACCTAGACATTGTGAACAGTTTTCTCAAACCCAAATATGGCCATATCCAGAAACAGCTCCTTTTCAGGATGATTGAAAAGGGAAATATAGAAGAGGTAAACGGCAACAGGGTAAGCATTAATTTTACTGAGGTCAAAGGGCATTCGCCCGGTCTTTCACTTATCGTGGATATATACCACAGGATAATGGGTGTTGATGTAGTCTTTGGCGTTTTTATTGACAAAAAAAGGAATCAGAGCGCTGTTATAGGCAGAAGCGCTGTAGATTCTATAAATATAGGTTTTATTTTAAGCCATCTTGATAATGGCGGTGGCCGTCCAAGGGCAGGTTCAGGTGTCATAAAATCTGTTGACCAGAGGCATATCAGAGAGATGATAATAGATATCATGAAGACAAAACAGCCATCTTCTCCAAGTATAGGCGATCTTATGTCATACCCTGTGATAACTGTGTCTGAAACAGCAACCATGAAGGAGGTGGCCATGCTCTTTCGTGAAAAGGGGTGCACAGGTGTCCCTGTAACAAGGGAAAAATCCATTGTGGGCATTATCTCTCGCAGCGACTTTAAAAAGGTAAAGGATACAAAACAGATGGAAGCACCTGTAAAGGCATTTATGTCAGAGAAGGTCATCAATATAGACCTTAACAGCACTGTATCGAGCGCTACCCGTCTTATGGTAAAACATGATATAGGCAGACTCCCTGTTATGAAGGAAAATGAGCTTATAGGCATTATCACACGAACAGACGCCATGAGATTTTTTTATGACCTGCTTCCTGAATAG
- the rfbC gene encoding dTDP-4-dehydrorhamnose 3,5-epimerase, whose protein sequence is MPVSFIKTDLPGAVIIESAVFNDARGFFLETYHFTRYAENGISTPFIQDNHSHSVKGTLRGLHYQLKHPQGKLIYVVRGEIYDVAVDIRKGSPFFGKWTGAVLSDKNKRQFYIPPGFAHGFCVMSEEADVTYKCTDVYSPGDEYGIAWNAPDIGIDWPIEKPLLSEKDSRYPPLRDTQEGHLPVYRNE, encoded by the coding sequence ATGCCAGTATCATTTATAAAAACAGACCTTCCCGGTGCAGTTATTATAGAGTCAGCCGTATTCAATGACGCAAGGGGCTTTTTTCTGGAGACATACCATTTTACCAGGTATGCTGAAAATGGCATTAGCACACCGTTTATACAGGACAACCATTCACACTCAGTCAAAGGCACCCTGCGCGGGCTCCACTACCAGCTCAAACACCCTCAGGGTAAACTCATTTATGTGGTAAGGGGCGAGATATATGATGTGGCAGTGGATATAAGAAAAGGTTCACCCTTTTTCGGTAAATGGACCGGTGCGGTTTTATCTGATAAAAACAAGAGACAGTTTTATATACCGCCCGGTTTTGCGCATGGCTTCTGTGTTATGAGTGAAGAGGCGGATGTAACATATAAATGTACAGACGTATATTCTCCCGGTGATGAATATGGCATTGCATGGAATGCGCCTGATATAGGTATTGACTGGCCAATAGAAAAGCCCCTCTTATCAGAAAAGGACAGCAGATACCCCCCGCTCAGGGATACACAGGAAGGGCATTTGCCTGTTTATCGGAATGAATAA